A genomic segment from Chitinophaga niabensis encodes:
- a CDS encoding PA14 domain-containing protein, producing MRIRLIFFLLLFLSTVTDALAQNHLVTHRFIHQKVSEGYFQQRPSTTIPQDDYCISKAEAMAWLYLDESRLPTDSRMPWWSEIIPATVYTPCIGTNFDVCRVSNPAYNSCGSWIYSTFSTYMTSFTRSRFAATNPLMNASSSDQTTYCAFTPIGSKTSLMGFGAMSAPAGNPGDSTVQQKGMMSPMLLADQGPLNRSGIWGCSAVGTEWLFVNATFACAETKQYLIGVGADNHFRVYIDGSLIVANEITDSENFKLWHVFPVNLTAGLHTIRLEGRDDGTPGAIGCEIYDNNVTGLANAVTYNDLKVLFSTKDVPNGNICIEANTIYVQNTTYNSYIWDVSGLNGWSPAGTIGPGTSDNGTFTSHVGMLTVEVNTSFSEPVDLVLYIDGWEVSRQEVPYGHGYMYIDVTSYVNQDFGLELQIRP from the coding sequence ATGAGAATCCGTCTGATCTTTTTCCTGCTGTTGTTTCTATCAACTGTCACGGATGCACTGGCGCAGAACCACCTGGTGACGCACCGGTTCATCCATCAGAAAGTGAGCGAGGGATACTTTCAACAACGCCCGTCAACCACCATTCCACAGGATGATTATTGCATCAGTAAAGCAGAAGCGATGGCCTGGCTTTACCTGGATGAATCTCGTCTTCCAACGGACAGCCGGATGCCCTGGTGGAGTGAGATCATCCCTGCTACTGTTTATACTCCCTGTATAGGTACCAACTTCGACGTTTGCCGGGTATCAAATCCTGCATATAATTCTTGTGGCAGCTGGATCTATTCAACATTCAGCACCTATATGACATCTTTCACCAGGTCAAGATTTGCGGCTACCAACCCTTTGATGAATGCCTCTTCCTCTGATCAGACTACTTATTGCGCGTTCACACCAATAGGTTCTAAAACATCGCTGATGGGCTTTGGCGCTATGTCCGCACCGGCAGGTAATCCGGGAGATTCAACAGTGCAGCAGAAAGGTATGATGAGCCCCATGCTGCTGGCTGATCAGGGGCCGTTAAACCGTTCTGGCATATGGGGATGTTCTGCAGTAGGAACTGAATGGCTTTTTGTGAATGCTACATTCGCCTGCGCCGAAACAAAACAATATTTAATAGGCGTTGGAGCAGACAATCATTTCAGGGTATATATAGATGGTAGCCTTATTGTAGCGAATGAAATAACAGACTCCGAGAACTTCAAGCTCTGGCATGTTTTCCCGGTAAACCTTACTGCCGGCCTGCATACGATCAGGCTTGAAGGCAGGGATGATGGTACGCCGGGAGCCATCGGTTGTGAGATCTATGATAATAATGTTACAGGGCTGGCTAATGCTGTTACCTATAATGACCTGAAAGTATTATTCTCCACCAAAGATGTACCCAATGGTAACATTTGCATTGAAGCAAACACGATCTATGTTCAGAATACTACCTATAACTCCTATATCTGGGATGTCTCCGGCCTTAATGGCTGGAGCCCGGCTGGTACAATAGGCCCCGGAACATCTGATAATGGCACATTTACCAGCCATGTTGGTATGCTTACAGTAGAAGTAAACACTTCTTTTTCTGAACCCGTAGATCTTGTATTATACATTGATGGTTGGGAAGTCAGCCGGCAGGAAGTACCATACGGCCACGGATACATGTATATAGATGTAACCTCCTATGTCAACCAGGATTTTGGGCTTGAATTGCAAATAAGACCTTGA
- a CDS encoding tail fiber domain-containing protein produces the protein MKHFVLSVLIVFVTQLAKSQHVYQIRADSVRIYNVCDTAELIIENRTRGVAGFLYNKGNGRTEFRRLQLESIGGNQIAISGQDTLDISTLPGIGGVDTIYRDGNYIKYNKRGTTYSLLAPVSEDNLQTVTSRGSITNQRMQIHDPVVGPDTYTYAPFGITRAAVAGNLSYWAMTKSGTIVYGAGINTANEMIMGQVFPDLTVAPSLYVRAGGMIGVNKSPSHALDVNGNIRWNGYNIGNPRAAKIGFSGGDYGGIGYGLDFTSSTNEYKYDAEFNGDNPTLLRFNQGFDFLTAPTGTPGNLISFTTLARFATSAASFNVQLDVNEKITSVKSNTLTNGLMAYGNFEARSAAVPSYGFHIPGIDGVALYYPGPGTNLRVRSNGGRDGLIWTSDNHGTGSGMDADLLDGFHASVANAGSTVAVRNADGYLFSNYFNTSATTEGTIPTRIFGGTEDGYIRPLAAGAIRSFLGMPASGETLQSVTDRSNYTTNNIQFVGGSGNPSTGLLWGYNTDYWKIFVESPQDTPSGNMIFESGDNDNEGWIFRSAATSGGAGVTDILSVGRDRLNYQGFNVWHAGSLSRPIGQSLFRLMSSDGTSANDFQQGSTFSYASGSPYSGPLLSFGGLNGNYDCQINADYGTGNNIAFRVRNGDGHVWNAWQSLWHSGNVTFNTSGYNVALKTEYSGTLGLDNWVRVANATGMYTTNGKNYLYNNTYRSWAIRGESDSQIWFELQTQSPTGGGVNRGGIYANSSDELGFVNADANGWRLRTDASGNAYVTGMVQATSFYQTSLRSLKKDIQPFDRSALAIMDKVQVRSFIFKADKEGKTNIGFIADEVPDEISTPGRKGVDQASTVALLVKSVQELNAENKELAGRVKELESLVHRLLNEKKN, from the coding sequence ATGAAACATTTCGTTTTATCTGTCTTAATTGTATTTGTAACCCAGCTCGCCAAATCCCAGCACGTCTACCAGATCCGTGCAGACAGCGTGCGCATCTATAACGTCTGCGACACCGCAGAACTCATCATAGAAAACCGTACCCGTGGTGTAGCAGGCTTCCTGTACAACAAAGGCAACGGCCGCACAGAGTTCCGCCGCCTGCAACTGGAGTCTATCGGGGGCAACCAGATAGCCATCTCCGGCCAGGATACGCTGGACATCAGCACCCTACCCGGAATAGGAGGCGTAGACACTATTTACCGTGACGGCAACTATATAAAATACAACAAACGCGGCACCACCTATTCCCTGCTTGCACCCGTTTCAGAAGATAACCTGCAAACTGTCACCTCTCGCGGAAGTATAACAAACCAGCGCATGCAGATCCACGATCCGGTAGTAGGACCAGATACCTATACATACGCACCATTCGGCATTACCAGGGCCGCTGTTGCAGGGAATCTATCCTATTGGGCAATGACCAAATCAGGCACGATAGTATATGGCGCCGGAATTAACACTGCCAATGAAATGATCATGGGCCAGGTGTTTCCTGACCTTACTGTGGCACCTAGTCTATATGTAAGGGCAGGAGGTATGATAGGGGTGAACAAATCTCCTTCCCATGCACTGGATGTGAATGGCAATATCCGCTGGAATGGATATAACATAGGCAATCCGAGGGCGGCAAAAATAGGTTTCAGCGGGGGAGATTACGGTGGGATTGGTTATGGGCTCGATTTTACAAGCAGTACTAACGAATACAAATATGATGCGGAGTTCAATGGAGATAATCCAACGCTGTTAAGGTTTAACCAGGGCTTTGATTTCCTGACTGCTCCAACCGGAACCCCCGGAAATCTTATTTCCTTTACCACATTGGCCAGATTTGCAACAAGCGCCGCATCATTTAATGTACAACTGGATGTAAACGAAAAGATCACTTCTGTTAAATCGAATACATTAACGAATGGCCTGATGGCTTACGGCAACTTTGAAGCAAGGAGCGCCGCCGTACCCTCCTATGGATTCCATATACCCGGAATAGATGGTGTTGCATTGTATTATCCCGGCCCTGGTACAAACCTCCGTGTGCGTAGCAATGGCGGAAGGGACGGATTGATATGGACTTCAGATAACCATGGCACCGGCTCTGGTATGGATGCAGACCTGCTGGATGGTTTCCATGCGTCTGTAGCTAACGCCGGATCCACAGTAGCCGTAAGGAATGCGGACGGATACTTGTTTTCCAATTATTTCAATACATCAGCAACAACAGAAGGAACTATACCTACCCGCATCTTTGGAGGTACAGAGGATGGATATATCCGTCCACTGGCCGCTGGTGCTATACGATCTTTCCTCGGAATGCCTGCCTCCGGTGAAACCTTGCAAAGTGTAACAGACAGGAGCAATTATACTACAAACAATATTCAGTTTGTTGGTGGCAGTGGTAACCCCTCCACAGGTCTCTTATGGGGATATAATACAGATTACTGGAAGATTTTTGTGGAATCCCCACAGGATACCCCTTCCGGGAATATGATCTTCGAATCCGGCGATAATGATAATGAGGGCTGGATCTTCCGCAGTGCAGCCACCAGTGGTGGTGCGGGTGTTACTGACATCCTTTCTGTGGGCAGGGACAGGCTGAACTACCAGGGATTTAATGTTTGGCATGCGGGAAGCCTTTCGCGACCAATTGGTCAGTCATTATTCAGGCTCATGTCTTCTGACGGTACCTCTGCCAATGATTTTCAGCAAGGCTCTACCTTCTCATATGCCTCAGGGTCTCCCTACAGTGGCCCCTTGCTATCTTTCGGGGGATTAAATGGCAATTATGATTGCCAGATAAATGCAGATTACGGCACTGGTAACAACATCGCTTTCCGTGTGAGGAATGGTGATGGACACGTTTGGAATGCCTGGCAATCCCTTTGGCATAGCGGCAATGTTACCTTTAATACAAGCGGTTACAACGTAGCCCTTAAAACAGAATACAGTGGTACACTTGGACTGGATAACTGGGTGCGTGTAGCCAATGCGACCGGTATGTATACTACCAATGGCAAAAATTATTTGTATAACAATACTTATCGCAGTTGGGCTATTCGTGGAGAAAGCGACTCTCAGATATGGTTCGAGTTGCAGACGCAATCGCCAACAGGAGGAGGCGTCAACAGAGGCGGAATCTACGCCAATAGCTCTGACGAGCTCGGCTTTGTGAACGCAGATGCCAACGGCTGGCGCCTGAGAACGGACGCCTCTGGCAACGCCTATGTTACCGGTATGGTGCAAGCCACTTCTTTCTACCAAACTTCTTTGAGAAGCCTTAAAAAAGATATACAGCCATTTGACAGGTCGGCCCTTGCTATCATGGATAAAGTTCAGGTGCGTTCCTTCATTTTCAAGGCAGACAAAGAAGGTAAAACCAATATCGGCTTCATTGCTGATGAAGTACCCGATGAAATTTCCACTCCCGGCAGAAAAGGAGTAGATCAGGCCAGTACAGTAGCATTGTTGGTAAAATCTGTACAGGAGCTGAATGCAGAGAACAAAGAACTCGCCGGCAGAGTAAAAGAACTGGAATCGCTTGTACATAGATTATTGAATGAAAAGAAGAATTAA
- a CDS encoding Imm42 family immunity protein codes for MNDIMLFGNKGEFAIQLGLHPNKKKCKLCFWAKGKKIGTFTRGAELDDSIKVYYQFSGNREDYYLPILDGMNPSQIIEYLVLEALVLVSSSKDEDFEEYQRRAKLHLNFGSQFTNDSSDLILLNKDDNVIIIYNPEKEEHIYEFVISFNTFSQVYEEYITYCLTNGLV; via the coding sequence ATGAATGATATAATGTTGTTTGGTAATAAGGGTGAATTTGCTATTCAGTTAGGCCTTCATCCTAACAAGAAAAAATGTAAGCTCTGTTTCTGGGCCAAAGGGAAAAAGATAGGAACATTTACGAGGGGAGCAGAGTTAGACGATTCAATAAAAGTTTATTATCAATTCTCAGGTAATAGAGAGGATTATTATTTACCCATTTTAGATGGTATGAATCCATCTCAAATCATTGAATATTTAGTATTAGAAGCATTAGTGTTAGTCTCATCTTCTAAGGATGAAGATTTTGAGGAGTACCAAAGAAGAGCAAAACTGCATTTGAATTTTGGCTCACAATTTACAAACGATAGTTCTGATCTGATTTTGCTTAACAAGGATGATAATGTTATCATAATCTACAATCCCGAGAAGGAAGAACATATATATGAATTCGTAATCAGCTTTAACACTTTCAGCCAGGTTTACGAAGAGTATATAACATATTGTCTTACGAATGGGTTGGTGTGA
- the pilV gene encoding pyocin knob domain-containing S74 family peptidase — MKQILGVLFILLVSQQAYTQHVYQIRADSVRIYNVCDTAELIIENRTRGVAGFLFNKGNGRTEFRRLQLESIGGNQIAISGQDTLDISTLPGIGGVDTIYRDGDNIKYSKRGILYSLYAPLPQFYEIPAGTAYSFSQYQPNRLTAFNAYISPDMPMFSDQALTNTSTEKTYYYAGHTVSNGSAGYQMAVNWDGEQTGPKGAFLRNKDDTQGAWGQWRELLFKDYAENAFATKLNLQTSGQATVHWGNIVGAPSFSLNENLQSVTDRGSTTSNNIQANGLYLQGTGTLLSKGNYGSLRITTPSGYTEVGSQNGGWSHFETDRPAFYFGKDIHVLGAVRGYNNTGYFDGLSVGLQSGNGNGIRFWDGNSDYSIWMSDAVHGTFGGRVYNAGVNDFNMYFRITGYNRGFVFIPGNNVPVVQIDTDGMYNGKWYRSVGDGGWVSETYGGGWHMQDATWIRSVGAKSIYHDAGILRTDGTLQVGGAGSTFNAPNGGVPTINGNTIWHAGNDGAGSGLDADMVDGMHAADLVGNWGQVTNHAGTSDFNGINRFGSTFINGGGAAPANGPGNGSLNQYYSWAFGLGAEYGVGNYNLQMAMGRPGGGGTETAPYLYRRFLENGTYTPWTKIAAGYADNAGALNNIDASRFVYGMNASATNDISVTNLNSVNKSGFYNGYNMQNAPSSDWYNVIHSEYTGATYGNQIAQKFTGNTNEVNVFLRTQYNGSWGSWREIWHTGNLTFSVTADAYKLAQRDGSGQLIATGFYQSSLSSLKENIETFNEPALPLINSLVIKAFNYKDDQEKNQHFGIIADNSDWHFSTRKQDRFDTNSSLAIAIKAIQELSKEKEQLQKQVNDMEERLKRLEKLLLVK, encoded by the coding sequence ATGAAGCAGATTTTAGGCGTCCTTTTTATCCTGTTAGTGAGTCAGCAGGCATATACGCAACATGTTTACCAGATCCGTGCAGATAGTGTACGTATCTATAATGTATGTGATACAGCAGAACTTATTATTGAAAACAGAACACGTGGTGTAGCAGGTTTTCTCTTCAACAAAGGAAACGGTCGCACGGAGTTCAGGCGTTTACAGCTGGAATCGATCGGAGGCAACCAGATCGCTATTTCCGGGCAGGACACATTGGATATCAGCACCCTGCCGGGTATTGGTGGTGTAGATACCATCTACAGGGATGGAGACAACATTAAATACAGCAAGCGGGGGATACTTTATTCACTCTATGCTCCCCTTCCGCAGTTTTATGAGATCCCGGCAGGCACTGCTTACAGCTTTTCCCAATACCAGCCAAACAGGCTCACTGCATTTAATGCGTATATATCTCCGGATATGCCAATGTTCTCAGATCAGGCATTGACAAATACCAGTACCGAGAAAACATATTACTACGCGGGCCATACAGTCTCAAACGGCAGCGCAGGATACCAGATGGCCGTGAACTGGGATGGAGAACAAACAGGGCCTAAAGGTGCCTTTCTGCGTAATAAAGATGATACACAGGGAGCATGGGGGCAATGGCGTGAATTACTATTTAAAGATTATGCAGAAAATGCTTTTGCTACAAAGCTGAACCTCCAAACCAGTGGTCAGGCTACAGTACATTGGGGTAACATTGTGGGAGCACCTTCATTTTCCCTGAATGAAAATTTGCAAAGTGTAACGGATAGAGGAAGTACAACCTCTAATAATATCCAGGCGAATGGCCTTTACTTACAGGGGACTGGTACATTGCTGAGCAAAGGAAATTATGGTTCCCTCAGGATCACAACACCTTCCGGGTATACAGAAGTTGGTTCACAGAACGGAGGATGGAGCCATTTTGAAACAGACCGGCCTGCGTTTTATTTCGGTAAAGATATACATGTTTTGGGTGCTGTACGCGGGTACAATAACACAGGATATTTTGATGGGCTTAGTGTAGGGCTACAATCCGGTAATGGAAACGGCATTCGTTTCTGGGATGGTAATTCAGATTATTCCATTTGGATGTCTGATGCCGTTCATGGTACTTTCGGAGGGCGGGTTTACAATGCGGGTGTGAATGATTTTAATATGTATTTCAGGATTACGGGATACAACCGTGGATTCGTTTTTATACCGGGTAATAATGTTCCCGTTGTACAGATCGATACCGACGGTATGTACAATGGCAAGTGGTACAGATCAGTAGGAGATGGGGGCTGGGTTAGTGAAACATATGGAGGAGGCTGGCATATGCAGGATGCCACCTGGATCCGGTCTGTAGGCGCGAAATCAATCTATCACGATGCGGGCATCCTTCGTACAGATGGCACCTTGCAGGTAGGAGGCGCAGGAAGCACCTTTAACGCGCCCAATGGCGGCGTGCCGACTATTAATGGCAATACCATCTGGCATGCAGGAAATGATGGTGCCGGGAGTGGTCTCGATGCTGATATGGTGGATGGCATGCACGCTGCAGACTTAGTAGGTAACTGGGGACAGGTAACTAATCATGCAGGTACCAGCGATTTTAATGGAATAAACAGGTTTGGTAGCACATTTATCAATGGGGGCGGAGCTGCTCCTGCAAACGGGCCAGGTAATGGCAGTCTCAACCAGTATTACTCCTGGGCATTTGGCCTGGGTGCTGAATACGGAGTTGGGAATTATAACCTGCAAATGGCCATGGGACGCCCGGGTGGTGGAGGTACAGAAACGGCTCCCTACTTATACAGAAGGTTCCTGGAAAACGGTACTTATACACCCTGGACAAAAATAGCAGCAGGATATGCTGATAATGCCGGGGCATTGAACAATATTGACGCATCAAGATTTGTATATGGGATGAATGCAAGCGCTACAAATGATATCAGCGTTACTAATCTGAATAGCGTAAATAAGTCAGGTTTCTATAACGGCTATAACATGCAAAACGCTCCTTCGTCAGACTGGTACAACGTTATTCATTCGGAATACACCGGCGCCACTTATGGTAACCAGATAGCGCAGAAATTCACCGGTAACACAAATGAAGTGAATGTATTCTTGCGTACTCAATACAATGGTAGCTGGGGCTCCTGGAGAGAGATCTGGCATACCGGCAACCTTACATTCAGCGTTACTGCCGATGCATACAAACTCGCCCAACGGGATGGATCAGGGCAGCTGATCGCTACCGGCTTTTATCAATCTTCCCTTTCATCCCTGAAAGAAAATATCGAAACATTCAATGAACCGGCTTTGCCACTGATCAACAGCCTTGTTATTAAAGCATTCAACTATAAGGATGACCAGGAAAAGAATCAGCACTTCGGGATCATTGCAGATAATTCAGACTGGCATTTTTCTACCAGGAAGCAGGATCGCTTTGATACCAATAGCTCGCTGGCAATAGCCATCAAAGCTATCCAGGAATTGAGCAAAGAGAAAGAACAATTGCAGAAACAAGTGAATGATATGGAAGAAAGGCTGAAAAGACTGGAAAAATTACTGCTGGTAAAATAG
- a CDS encoding tail fiber domain-containing protein, with protein sequence MKRVFWFFLLLLFTQFAQAQHIYQIRADSVRIYNVCDTAELIIENRTRGVAGFLYNKGNGRTEFKRLRLETIGGNRIAITGQDTLDISTLPGISGVDTIYRDGDYVKYVKRGSTYTFYAPANETLQSVTNRGSTTTNPLSVRNITSVTNNTLNNGLFANGNYEAQSAAVPSYGFHIPGTDGVALYYPGPGTNLRVRSNGGRDGLLWSSDNHGAGSGLDADLLDGFNASVGATAASIPVRDPNGYLFANYFNTAAGTESATPTRIFGGNEDGYIRPLSAAAILAFLGMPGSGETLQSVTNRGNLSVRDNTNMVFQKASGTPGGLYLQFRNSDGSARGHIGYGSSTNNTFIIHNNDNSPTSIYQRLLVNGADGYDDGQNALLVNGSTATRGVFRQNLSHPSTESNGANQLWNSYGGAQIYADPEFRSGMNNLMVYNNYGGDAVKLFRENGTLSAAVPNNSGWYLRVQSQPGTSSGTQPGLGGVYSNLFTAENQVYVTRIRAFIPAGYTLNAAANQHGDNPKNYWTTSQDGVGKWQDYIHVWCAGQSGIFSSVNYYYLEGPRTDVTWYIAYFDTKQVTSSAWQDNVSQNPVTARPVALYLNDDNTKLEQGGGSSLKVQTPHGNMEIGAQNTGHAHFLTDRENFYFNKPLLVVDRLGVYNGTFSPGMTTYLSQTEGRINNNLIYHAGNLSFYTSGEDKPLKTEPNGYFGIENWIRTGAETGLFNNNGFHFFPYGTKSWAFRGGTGSTQTFLLLQTANGQFHGGLLANASGDIGIASSNDAWRLRTDVNGNAFVTGQVQATSFYQSSLRSLKKDIKPFTASALDVFRKAQVRSFVFRADSSGKTNIGFIADEVPDEMSTPGRKGVDQASTVALLVKSVQELEEKIKKLEMLITELSKEKNNK encoded by the coding sequence ATGAAAAGAGTCTTTTGGTTTTTCCTTTTGCTATTGTTCACCCAATTTGCCCAAGCGCAGCATATTTACCAGATCCGTGCGGACAGTGTGCGTATCTATAATGTTTGTGATACAGCAGAACTGATCATTGAAAACCGTACCCGCGGCGTGGCAGGGTTCCTGTATAATAAAGGTAACGGTCGTACCGAATTCAAACGCCTCCGCCTGGAAACGATCGGTGGTAACCGTATCGCTATTACAGGTCAGGATACGCTGGATATCAGTACACTTCCCGGCATCAGTGGAGTAGATACTATTTACAGGGATGGCGACTATGTAAAGTATGTTAAACGGGGAAGTACTTATACCTTTTATGCACCTGCAAATGAAACATTGCAAAGTGTAACCAACCGGGGAAGCACCACCACCAATCCCTTATCTGTCAGGAATATTACTTCCGTTACAAACAATACCCTTAACAATGGCTTATTCGCAAATGGGAACTATGAAGCGCAGAGCGCTGCAGTACCTTCATATGGATTTCATATACCGGGTACGGATGGGGTTGCATTATATTATCCTGGGCCAGGTACCAACCTCCGTGTAAGGAGTAATGGTGGGCGGGACGGACTGTTATGGTCCTCTGATAATCATGGCGCCGGTTCAGGGCTGGATGCAGATCTGCTGGATGGTTTTAATGCTTCTGTAGGAGCTACTGCTGCTTCAATACCGGTAAGAGACCCTAACGGATATCTGTTTGCCAATTATTTTAATACAGCAGCAGGAACTGAATCAGCAACGCCCACCCGTATATTTGGAGGTAACGAAGACGGGTATATACGCCCTCTGAGTGCTGCTGCTATTCTAGCTTTCCTGGGCATGCCCGGATCCGGGGAAACTTTACAAAGTGTAACCAACCGTGGAAATCTTTCTGTGAGGGATAATACAAACATGGTATTTCAGAAAGCTTCCGGCACACCTGGAGGTTTGTATCTCCAATTCCGGAACAGCGATGGATCAGCCCGGGGGCATATCGGTTATGGTTCTTCCACGAATAATACTTTTATCATTCATAATAATGATAATTCACCAACCAGCATTTACCAGCGCCTGTTAGTAAACGGCGCAGATGGTTATGATGATGGTCAGAATGCCTTGCTGGTGAACGGTAGTACTGCCACCAGGGGAGTGTTCAGACAGAATCTATCTCACCCCAGCACTGAAAGTAATGGTGCAAATCAGCTTTGGAATTCCTACGGCGGTGCACAGATCTATGCTGATCCGGAATTCAGATCGGGAATGAATAACCTGATGGTGTATAATAACTATGGAGGTGATGCAGTGAAACTCTTCCGGGAGAACGGTACGCTCAGTGCTGCTGTTCCTAATAACTCCGGCTGGTATTTGCGTGTGCAATCTCAACCAGGTACTTCAAGCGGCACCCAGCCCGGGTTGGGAGGCGTTTATTCTAACCTGTTTACTGCTGAAAACCAGGTATACGTAACCCGTATCCGCGCTTTTATTCCTGCAGGTTATACGCTCAATGCAGCAGCCAACCAACACGGAGATAATCCTAAAAACTATTGGACCACTTCACAGGACGGTGTGGGTAAGTGGCAGGACTATATCCACGTTTGGTGTGCCGGTCAGTCAGGTATTTTTTCGTCAGTTAACTACTATTACCTGGAGGGTCCCCGCACAGATGTAACCTGGTATATTGCCTATTTCGATACCAAGCAGGTCACCAGTTCTGCCTGGCAGGATAATGTGAGCCAGAACCCTGTCACTGCCCGTCCTGTTGCTTTATACCTGAATGATGATAATACCAAATTGGAGCAGGGGGGCGGTAGTTCGCTAAAAGTGCAAACACCTCATGGTAATATGGAAATCGGTGCACAAAACACCGGGCATGCACATTTTCTTACAGACAGGGAAAATTTCTATTTCAATAAGCCACTGCTTGTAGTAGATAGGCTGGGGGTCTACAACGGTACCTTTTCTCCCGGCATGACCACCTATCTCTCGCAAACAGAAGGCAGGATCAATAACAACCTTATCTATCACGCCGGGAACCTTTCATTTTATACAAGCGGAGAAGATAAACCCCTGAAAACTGAACCCAACGGGTACTTTGGGATTGAAAACTGGATACGTACCGGAGCAGAAACTGGTCTTTTCAATAACAATGGGTTTCATTTTTTCCCTTATGGCACGAAGAGTTGGGCTTTTAGGGGAGGCACAGGCAGCACGCAAACATTCCTGTTATTGCAAACCGCCAACGGTCAATTTCATGGTGGCTTGCTGGCCAATGCTTCCGGAGATATTGGCATTGCAAGCAGCAATGATGCCTGGCGCTTAAGAACAGATGTAAACGGCAACGCCTTTGTAACCGGGCAGGTGCAAGCCACTTCCTTCTATCAATCATCATTACGCAGCCTGAAAAAAGATATTAAGCCTTTTACCGCCTCTGCCCTGGATGTTTTCCGGAAAGCACAGGTGCGCAGTTTCGTTTTCAGGGCGGACAGCAGTGGTAAAACAAACATAGGTTTTATCGCGGATGAAGTACCTGATGAAATGTCCACACCCGGAAGAAAAGGAGTGGACCAGGCCAGTACCGTGGCTTTGTTAGTGAAATCAGTGCAAGAACTGGAAGAAAAAATAAAGAAGCTGGAAATGCTTATAACAGAATTGTCCAAGGAGAAAAACAATAAATAA